The proteins below come from a single Sorghum bicolor cultivar BTx623 chromosome 4, Sorghum_bicolor_NCBIv3, whole genome shotgun sequence genomic window:
- the LOC110434779 gene encoding ensconsin-like, whose amino-acid sequence MKNRYLSCPWNTSLSEWYKRWFYMREELGSATFCDVGYIPEKRIGDIDRSTVYVSLAPSMDHPTGVDPPADNAARCYQYTSSDEDQSRLAPTTDDRVVGKRPMAVEPSSAEADVDPGNVAGSRTTEPAAADHNSAEQTALEQPVEQPAVVAATVVADKNPAPDETRASTPTRGDETVGTPPRAVRLGRKTKLHPLLLMKKRGDHWAGHEEIAETDEAERVERAAKRLVNEVKGVVAENRALTTKVDRLWSEGEKETAKKAAQEERLLDLTRRLVDKDRDRKGLEEEIERLQKERDQLGQEHARALEGERKVGEELKTRNQELTVLKANTKKHLEELVKERDSWKTNCIKL is encoded by the exons ATGAAGAACCGTTATCTCAGTTGCCCCTGGAACACCTCCCTTAGcgagtggtacaagaggtggttctacatgAGGGAAGAGCTGGGCagcgccacgttctgcgacgtcggctacatccccgagaagagg ATAGGAGATATTGACAGGTCTACGGTGTATGTGTCGCTGGCACCCAGTATGGACCATCCGACTGGGGTGGATCCGCCGGCAGACAATGCTGCTCGGTGTTaccaatacaccagcagcgacgAGGATCAGAGCCGTCTAGCGCCGACCACCGATGACAGAGTGGTCGGGAAGAGGCCGATGGCTGTAGAGCCATCTTCCGCAGAAGCG GATGTTGATCCTGGCAATGTTGCGGGCTCGAGGACAACCGAGCCTGCGGCTGCCGATCATAATTCCGCCGAGCAGACTGCCCTAGAGCAGCCCGTGGAGCAGCCCGCCGTTGTGGCTGCAACGGTGGTGGCCGACAAGAACCCGGCCCCAGACGAGACCAGGGCGAGCACCCCGACAAGGGGCGATGAGACCGTGGGAACTCCTCCCCGAGCAGTGCGGCTGGGGAGGAAGACAAAGCTCCATCCCCTactcctgatgaagaag CGTGGGGACCACTGGGCCGGCCACGAGGAGATCGCTGAGACCGATGAGGCGGAGAGGGTAGAGCGTGCTGCCAAGCGGCTCGTTAATGAAGTCAAG GGCGTGGTCGCCGAGAATAGGGCCCTGACCACAAAGGTGGACCGTCTTTGGTCAGAAGGTGAGAAGGAGACAGCCAAAAAGGCAGCTCAGGAAGAGCGTCTGCTGGACCTGACTCGGCGACTAGTCGATAAGGACCGTGATAGGAAGG GTCTGGAGGAAGAGATCGAGCGCCTCCAGAAGGAGAGAGACCAGCTCGGCCAGGAGCATGCCCGTGCGCTAGAAGGCGAGCGCAAGGTCGGCGAGGAGCTCAAGACTAGGAATCAGGAGCTGACTG TGCTTAAGGCCAACACTAAGAAGCACCTTGAGGAGCTGGTCAAAGAACGAGACTCTTGGAAGACGAACTGTATCAAGCTCTAG